A genomic region of Sarcophilus harrisii chromosome 6, mSarHar1.11, whole genome shotgun sequence contains the following coding sequences:
- the ASAH1 gene encoding acid ceramidase isoform X2 gives MDWTEDCRKATYPPSGPTYHGPVPGYTINLDLPPYKRWHKVITDMAPALRTIVQNVKDVVNAFFPSGKVMKMVDERLASMLGNLPWPFEEELKGIADVSQIPLGEIISFNIFYELFTVCTSIIAEDKKGHLFHARNMDFGIFLGWNKNNNTWTVTENLKLLTVNLDFQKNSQTVFKATSFAGYVGILTGLKPGMFSLTLNERFNSNGGYLGIIEWMLGRRDGMWISFLMRDVLENATSYEEAKNLLVKTKILAPVYFILGGNKSGEGCVITRDRKSTLDVYELRPQEGRWYLVETNYDRWKAPFFLDDRRKPTITCLNQTTQENISLPALYDILSTKPILNKLTVYTTLMDVSGDVFESYLRDCPDPCIGW, from the exons GTACCACGGCCCGGTCCCCGGGTACACCATCAATCTCGACTTGCCCCCGTACAAGCGATGGCACAAGGTCATCACAGACATGGCACCAGCG CTCCGTACTATTGTGCAGAATGTGAAGGATGTGGTGAATGCTTTCTTTCCTAGTGGAAAAGTCATGAAGATGGTGGATGAACGCTTG GCCAGCATGCTTGGCAACCTTCCCTGGCCCTTTGAGGAAGAATTGAAGGGGATTGCAGATGTGTCACAGATCCCTCTAG GCGAGATCATTTCCTTCAACATTTTCTACGAACTCTTCACTGTCTGCACCTCCATAATAGCAGAAGACAAGAAAG GTCATTTGTTCCATGCTAGAAATATGGATTTTGGAATCTTTCTTGG GtggaacaagaacaacaacactTGGACTGTGACAGAAAATCTGAAGCTGCTAACAGTGAATCTGGATTTCCAGAAGAACAGCCAGACGGTCTTCAAAGCTACCTCATTTGCCGGCTACGTGGGCATCTTAACAGGCCTGAAGCCA GGGATGTTCAGCCTGACCCTGAACGAGCGCTTCAACTCCAACGGCGGCTACTTAG gcATCATTGAGTGGATGTTGGGCAGAAGAGACGGGATGTGGATCAGCTTCCTCATGAGAGATGTTCTGGAGAACGCCACCAG TTATGAAGAAGCTAAGAACCTGCTGGTCAAAACCAAAATCCTGGCCCCGGTCTACTTCATCCTCGGGGGCAACAAGTCGGGGGAGGGCTGTGTGATCACCCGGGACCGGAAATCTACCCTGGATGTCTACGA GCTCAGGCCCCAGGAGGGCAGGTGGTACCTGGTGGAGACCAATTATGACCGCTGGAAAGCCCCCTTCTTCTTGGACGACCGGAGGAAGCCCACAATCACCTGCCTGAACCAAACCACGCAGGAG AACATCTCGTTGCCTGCTTTATACGACATCCTGTCTACAAAGCCGATTCTCAACAAG CTCACGGTCTATACCACACTGATGGATGTGTCCGGGGACGTGTTTGAGTCGTACCTGCGAGACTGCCCAGACCCCTGTATCGGCTGGTGA